A section of the Opitutaceae bacterium genome encodes:
- a CDS encoding DUF2062 domain-containing protein, with the protein MIDPPTTPLASAVPATRPRTFWQRRIVDPVIAVVTQGVAPDRIAFTLALGSWLSMFPFLGFTSLLNFAVGFRFRLNQPILQALNHLLGPVHLIMVIVYVRVGEAIWGAERIPFSIPILIDTFRHQPFLDFLHRFGWAGVHALTAWIISMPLIVLPLNFILRPVVTRLAAQIRGRTHNPLAP; encoded by the coding sequence GTGATCGATCCGCCAACCACTCCTCTCGCGTCAGCAGTTCCTGCCACCAGACCGCGCACATTCTGGCAGCGGCGCATCGTCGATCCGGTCATCGCCGTGGTGACCCAGGGAGTGGCCCCTGACCGCATCGCCTTCACACTGGCGCTGGGATCATGGCTTTCCATGTTTCCCTTTCTCGGCTTCACCTCCCTGCTCAATTTTGCGGTGGGATTTCGATTCCGACTGAACCAACCCATACTGCAGGCATTGAATCACCTTCTCGGTCCGGTCCATCTCATCATGGTGATCGTCTACGTGCGCGTCGGCGAGGCGATCTGGGGCGCGGAACGCATCCCCTTTTCCATTCCCATCCTGATCGACACGTTCCGCCACCAGCCCTTCCTCGATTTTCTTCACCGTTTCGGATGGGCGGGCGTACATGCGCTGACCGCGTGGATCATCAGCATGCCCCTCATCGTCCTGCCCCTCAATTTCATCCTGCGCCCCGTGGTGACCCGGCTCGCCGCACAAATCCGCGGACGCACCCACAATCCACTCGCGCCCTGA